The proteins below come from a single Pseudomonas sp. MYb118 genomic window:
- a CDS encoding AraC family transcriptional regulator → MSLPSRVPTYVMQQRSELTDFYIRDKKGRRAETSPHRHEYFQIQINLGGDTVQHIGNVERPFPRNTLAFILPHRVHVIPHPADSNFMVINFSQTFLLPHLQCDPMDLEEVSILLAPELSPFRFQEHLDFILGDEDFSKVCGLIEQMRVLDENRQFGTREMLKGLLLQLVGSVCALYAEPLKRLAEENAAEVSRRDALSRMSEYLRKNIADPDLNLIKVAAATYLSPTYLTHWLRKEVGKTFTELVLERRMHAARNYLLNGTRPVGEVARLCGFADEAYFSRRFRQIHGQPPGQFRRQQLNPDTPQSPLNT, encoded by the coding sequence ATGTCGTTACCGAGTCGAGTACCCACCTACGTCATGCAGCAACGCAGCGAGCTGACGGACTTTTACATCCGCGACAAAAAGGGCCGGCGTGCCGAAACCAGCCCCCATCGTCATGAGTACTTCCAGATTCAGATCAACCTCGGTGGCGACACCGTGCAGCACATCGGCAACGTCGAGCGTCCGTTCCCGCGCAATACCCTGGCCTTCATCCTGCCGCATCGGGTGCACGTGATTCCGCATCCGGCCGACAGCAATTTCATGGTGATCAATTTTTCCCAGACCTTCCTGCTGCCGCACTTGCAGTGCGACCCGATGGATCTGGAGGAAGTGTCGATTCTGCTGGCGCCCGAATTGTCGCCATTTCGCTTTCAGGAGCACCTGGACTTCATCCTCGGCGATGAGGATTTCAGCAAAGTCTGCGGTCTGATCGAGCAAATGCGTGTGCTCGACGAGAACCGGCAATTCGGCACCCGCGAGATGCTCAAGGGTTTGCTGCTGCAACTGGTGGGGAGTGTGTGTGCCTTGTATGCCGAACCGCTCAAGCGCCTGGCCGAAGAGAACGCCGCCGAAGTCAGCCGGCGTGATGCGCTGAGCCGGATGTCCGAATATTTGCGCAAGAACATCGCCGACCCGGACCTCAACCTGATCAAGGTCGCCGCGGCGACTTACCTGTCACCGACCTACCTGACCCACTGGTTGCGCAAGGAAGTCGGCAAGACCTTTACCGAGCTGGTGCTGGAGCGGCGGATGCACGCGGCCCGTAATTACCTGCTCAACGGCACGCGGCCGGTAGGGGAGGTGGCGCGATTGTGCGGTTTCGCCGACGAAGCTTACTTTTCGCGGCGCTTTCGTCAGATCCACGGCCAGCCTCCTGGGCAATTTCGCCGTCAGCAACTCAACCCGGACACACCGCAGTCGCCGTTGAATACCTGA
- a CDS encoding 2-hydroxyacid dehydrogenase yields the protein MKPEVLQLSPILIPEINTRLGELFTIRRYFEQADKAAFIKEHGANIRGVITGGHTGITQALMAQLPKLEVVAVNGVGTDAVDLAYARDRGIRVTATIGALTEDVADLAIGLLIAVCRGLCTSDRYVRSGQWPESPIPLAPLPLARQVSGMRIGIVGMGRVGRAVAARAAAFGCPISYTDLRPMSDVNHAFVADLKQLASQSDALILAAAADKAEAIIDADVLKALGQGGYLINVARGKLVNEVDLVAALKAGEIAGAALDVFVDEPRVPEALFGNEQVVLQPHRASATVQTRTRMGEMVVASLVDSFAGRVPQGSVTD from the coding sequence ATGAAGCCAGAAGTCTTGCAGCTCAGCCCGATCCTGATCCCTGAAATCAACACTCGCCTGGGTGAGCTGTTCACCATCAGGCGCTATTTCGAACAGGCCGACAAAGCCGCGTTCATAAAAGAGCATGGTGCCAACATTCGAGGGGTCATCACGGGTGGACACACCGGCATCACCCAGGCCCTGATGGCCCAATTGCCCAAGCTGGAAGTGGTGGCGGTCAACGGCGTGGGCACCGACGCGGTGGATCTGGCTTATGCCAGGGACCGCGGGATTCGCGTGACGGCCACCATCGGTGCCCTGACCGAAGATGTCGCCGACCTCGCCATCGGCCTGTTGATTGCCGTGTGCCGGGGGTTGTGCACCAGTGATCGTTACGTGCGTTCCGGGCAATGGCCCGAAAGCCCGATACCCCTGGCTCCGTTGCCACTGGCACGCCAGGTGTCGGGCATGCGCATCGGCATCGTCGGCATGGGGCGGGTCGGGCGCGCCGTGGCAGCCCGCGCCGCCGCGTTCGGCTGCCCGATCAGCTACACCGATCTGCGGCCGATGAGCGACGTCAATCACGCCTTCGTCGCCGATCTGAAGCAACTGGCCAGTCAGAGTGATGCATTGATTCTGGCCGCCGCTGCCGACAAGGCCGAAGCCATCATCGACGCCGACGTGCTCAAGGCACTGGGTCAGGGTGGTTACTTGATCAACGTGGCCCGGGGCAAGCTGGTCAATGAAGTCGATCTGGTAGCGGCATTGAAGGCGGGAGAGATCGCCGGCGCGGCACTGGATGTGTTTGTCGACGAGCCGCGGGTACCAGAGGCCCTGTTCGGCAATGAACAGGTGGTACTGCAACCTCATCGAGCCAGTGCGACCGTGCAGACCCGCACGCGGATGGGCGAAATGGTGGTGGCGAGCCTGGTGGACAGTTTCGCCGGACGAGTACCGCAGGGCTCGGTAACCGACTGA
- a CDS encoding fumarylacetoacetate hydrolase family protein, which produces MNMTEYVFTPDLPVTLPVAGSQQRFPVGRVFCVGRNYPWPDTQGQSRLPPVFFMKPASNVVDAQGEIAFPPLTEEFAHEIELVVAIGEGGANIPEDQALAYVWGYGAGLDLTRRDVQRAAKSSGMPWEGAKVFDGAAPITAIVPVSRAGHPDGELWLNVNGQERQRDSLDSQIWSAAEIISRISQSVALRAGDLIMTGSPAGVDVLQPGDIVNAGIDGIGQIEMRVGPRP; this is translated from the coding sequence ATGAACATGACCGAGTACGTTTTTACCCCCGATCTGCCCGTGACCCTGCCAGTCGCCGGCAGCCAGCAGCGTTTTCCCGTGGGCCGGGTCTTTTGCGTCGGTCGCAACTACCCCTGGCCTGACACCCAGGGCCAGTCCCGCCTGCCACCGGTGTTTTTCATGAAACCGGCAAGCAATGTGGTGGACGCGCAGGGTGAAATCGCCTTCCCGCCCTTGACCGAAGAGTTCGCCCACGAGATCGAACTGGTGGTCGCCATTGGCGAGGGTGGCGCCAATATTCCCGAGGATCAGGCACTGGCGTACGTCTGGGGTTACGGCGCGGGCCTGGACCTGACGCGTCGAGACGTCCAGCGCGCTGCCAAAAGCAGTGGCATGCCGTGGGAAGGCGCCAAGGTATTCGACGGCGCCGCCCCCATCACCGCCATCGTACCGGTCTCCCGTGCCGGACACCCCGACGGCGAGCTGTGGCTGAACGTCAACGGCCAGGAACGCCAACGCGACAGCCTCGACAGCCAGATCTGGTCAGCCGCCGAAATCATCAGCCGCATCTCCCAGTCCGTGGCCCTGCGGGCCGGCGATCTGATCATGACCGGCAGCCCGGCCGGCGTCGATGTGCTGCAACCCGGCGACATCGTCAACGCAGGCATCGACGGCATCGGCCAGATCGAAATGCGCGTCGGCCCGCGCCCCTGA
- a CDS encoding MFS transporter yields MSNSTTSTATATAGVRDAAPTQRLPTRRRWFMLSLLLIATIINYIDRVNISIAAPFMAKDLGLDKIEMGLIFSAFAWTYALALVPAGFIADRFGSRLTYGVSLISWSTVTVLQGFATGFASLFGLRLAVGAMEAPAFPANSRAVTVWFPARERGMASSIYVCGQYLGTALFTGALLWLATTFDWRHVFYSTGLLGIVFGVIWLFLYRDPLSCKKVSKEELKYIENGGGLVKSSQERTRFNWRQIAELFSYRQIWAICIGKFASTSALYFFLTWFPTYLIEERQLTTIKAGIFAVMPFVGATVGILLAGIVSDLLIRRGYSMSFARKLPLVVGSMLGMSIVLVNFTDSNVICIAILTLAFFAQGIASSSWAAVSEVAPKELIGLTGGVTSLAANIGGIVTPIVIGAIVQATGSFAWAFWFIGGVALMGTLSYSLLLGRLYRIELKAR; encoded by the coding sequence ATGTCCAACTCCACCACTTCCACGGCGACGGCGACGGCCGGCGTCCGCGATGCCGCCCCTACCCAGCGACTGCCGACACGTCGACGCTGGTTCATGCTGTCGCTGCTGCTGATCGCCACCATCATCAACTACATCGACCGGGTGAACATCTCGATTGCGGCGCCGTTCATGGCCAAGGACCTGGGCCTGGACAAGATCGAAATGGGCCTGATCTTTTCCGCGTTCGCCTGGACTTACGCCCTCGCGCTGGTGCCTGCCGGATTCATCGCCGACCGCTTCGGTTCCAGGTTGACCTATGGGGTGTCGCTGATCAGTTGGTCGACCGTCACTGTGCTGCAAGGCTTCGCCACAGGGTTTGCATCCTTGTTCGGCCTGCGCCTGGCCGTCGGTGCGATGGAGGCGCCGGCCTTTCCGGCCAATAGCCGCGCAGTGACCGTGTGGTTCCCGGCGCGCGAACGCGGGATGGCCAGCAGCATTTACGTGTGCGGTCAGTATCTGGGCACCGCCCTGTTCACCGGCGCATTGCTCTGGCTGGCGACCACCTTCGACTGGCGCCATGTGTTCTACAGCACCGGGTTGCTGGGCATCGTGTTCGGGGTGATCTGGCTGTTCCTGTACCGCGACCCGCTGAGCTGCAAGAAAGTCAGCAAGGAAGAACTGAAATACATCGAAAACGGTGGCGGCCTGGTCAAGAGCAGCCAGGAGCGTACCCGCTTCAACTGGCGGCAAATCGCCGAACTGTTCAGCTATCGGCAGATCTGGGCGATTTGCATTGGCAAGTTCGCCAGCACCTCGGCGCTGTACTTCTTCCTGACCTGGTTCCCGACCTACCTGATCGAGGAACGGCAACTGACCACCATCAAGGCCGGGATCTTTGCCGTGATGCCATTCGTGGGTGCAACGGTGGGCATTCTGCTGGCCGGGATCGTCTCGGACCTGCTGATCCGCCGCGGATACTCCATGTCCTTCGCGCGCAAATTGCCGCTGGTGGTCGGCTCGATGCTGGGGATGTCGATCGTCCTGGTGAACTTTACCGACTCGAACGTGATCTGCATCGCCATCCTGACCCTCGCCTTCTTCGCCCAGGGCATCGCCTCTTCATCGTGGGCGGCCGTATCGGAAGTCGCGCCCAAGGAATTGATCGGCCTGACCGGCGGGGTCACAAGCCTGGCCGCCAACATCGGCGGCATCGTCACCCCGATCGTGATCGGCGCAATCGTCCAGGCGACGGGCTCCTTCGCCTGGGCCTTCTGGTTCATCGGTGGTGTAGCGCTGATGGGCACCTTGTCCTATTCGCTGCTGCTCGGCCGGCTGTACCGCATCGAACTCAAGGCCCGCTGA
- a CDS encoding Nramp family divalent metal transporter produces MTSIPTVEGQAAAPAQSRFLRIFKLLGPGIIAVLSWLGAGDLITSSVAGANYGYAMMWVLAVSLLLRYLIVNIIARFQLCNNQGMTILQGYAQLNPFFAWFMLVYALLMGHLMNAYMIKGAGESLAMLFKIDQPLLCSVAVVLAVWMLVGRNIYSMIEGVMKLLLAIMTLAFIALAVMSGPDVGGIIKGTIGFSIPKDEGVHGALLVAVSVIGAVAGSIANFVHPYVMRQKGWIGPQHKRIQRNDLLFAVFVGIIINLAIWIVGAEILRPNGIEVKTLGDLGKALEIYFGPIGWYVFFIGVFATLFASISGKTTAFPMLITDAFQHVFPKRRDKYGKEFHHDPMHKWFMLFILVTPLIWSMPGMPDFVTLTIGVSALNIIGLPIISLGLLIMSNQKKLLDKQYRNNLFENIALAFATGLALWVAFQLGVDLFA; encoded by the coding sequence ATGACCAGCATTCCCACCGTGGAAGGCCAGGCTGCGGCGCCCGCGCAAAGTCGATTTCTACGAATATTCAAACTCCTGGGCCCGGGCATCATTGCCGTACTGTCCTGGCTGGGCGCGGGTGACCTGATCACGTCGTCCGTGGCCGGCGCCAACTACGGTTACGCGATGATGTGGGTGCTGGCGGTTTCGCTGCTGCTGCGATACCTCATCGTCAACATCATCGCCCGCTTCCAGCTGTGCAATAACCAGGGCATGACCATCCTGCAGGGTTATGCACAACTCAATCCTTTCTTCGCCTGGTTCATGCTCGTTTACGCCCTGCTGATGGGGCATCTGATGAACGCCTACATGATCAAGGGCGCAGGGGAGTCGCTGGCGATGCTGTTCAAGATCGACCAGCCCTTGCTGTGCTCGGTGGCTGTGGTCCTGGCGGTGTGGATGCTGGTCGGTCGCAACATCTACTCGATGATCGAAGGCGTGATGAAGTTGCTGCTGGCGATCATGACGCTGGCGTTCATTGCCCTGGCGGTGATGTCCGGCCCCGACGTGGGTGGCATCATCAAAGGCACCATCGGTTTCAGCATTCCGAAGGACGAAGGCGTGCATGGCGCGTTGCTCGTGGCGGTGTCGGTGATCGGCGCGGTCGCCGGTTCCATCGCCAACTTCGTGCATCCTTACGTCATGCGCCAGAAGGGCTGGATCGGGCCGCAACACAAACGCATTCAACGCAACGACCTGCTGTTTGCGGTGTTCGTCGGGATCATCATCAACCTGGCCATCTGGATCGTCGGCGCGGAAATCCTGCGGCCCAACGGTATCGAAGTGAAAACCCTGGGTGACCTGGGCAAGGCGCTGGAAATCTACTTCGGCCCGATCGGCTGGTACGTGTTCTTCATCGGTGTATTCGCCACGCTGTTCGCCAGCATTTCCGGCAAGACCACGGCGTTCCCGATGCTGATCACCGATGCCTTCCAGCACGTGTTCCCCAAGCGTCGCGACAAGTACGGCAAGGAGTTTCACCATGATCCGATGCACAAATGGTTCATGCTGTTCATCCTCGTCACGCCACTGATCTGGTCGATGCCGGGCATGCCGGACTTCGTGACCCTGACCATTGGCGTCAGCGCGCTGAACATCATTGGTTTGCCGATCATTTCCCTGGGTCTGCTGATCATGTCCAACCAGAAGAAGCTGCTGGACAAGCAATACCGCAACAACCTGTTCGAGAACATCGCACTGGCGTTCGCCACCGGCCTCGCCCTGTGGGTCGCCTTCCAGCTGGGCGTCGATCTGTTCGCCTGA
- the uvrB gene encoding excinuclease ABC subunit UvrB has translation MSEFELVTRFQPAGDQPEAIRLMVEGIEAGLAHQTLLGVTGSGKTFSIANVIAQVQRPTLVLAPNKTLAAQLYGEFKAFFPNNAVEYFVSYYDYYQPEAYVPSSDTFIEKDASINDHIEQMRLSATKALLERKDAIIVTTVSCIYGLGSPETYLKMVLHVDRGDKLDQRALLRRLADLQYTRNDMDFARATFRVRGDVIDIHPAESDFEAIRIELFDDEVESISAFDPLTGEVLRKLPRFTFYPKSHYVTPRETLLDAVEGIKVELQERLEYLRTNNKLVEAQRLEQRTRFDLEMILELGYCNGIENYSRYLSGRPAGAAPPTLYDYLPADALLVIDESHVSVPQVGAMYKGDRSRKETLVEYGFRLPSALDNRPMRFDEWEGVSPQTIFVSATPGNYEAEHAGRVIDMVVRPTGLVDPQIEVRPALTQVDDLLSEITKRVAVEERVLVTTLTKRMAEDLTDYLADHGVRVRYLHSDIDTVERVEIIRDLRLGTFDVLVGINLLREGLDMPEVSLVAILDADKEGFLRSERSLIQTIGRAARNLNGRAILYADNMTGSMERAIGETERRRDKQIAFNEAHGIIPQGVKKDVADIMEGATVPGSRSKKRKGMAKAAEESAKYEAELRSPGEITKRIKGLEEKMYQLARDLEFEAAAQMRDEIAKLRERLITV, from the coding sequence ATGTCTGAATTCGAGCTAGTCACCCGCTTCCAACCCGCCGGCGACCAGCCGGAAGCCATTCGCCTGATGGTCGAGGGTATCGAAGCCGGGCTGGCGCACCAGACGCTGCTCGGCGTAACCGGTTCGGGCAAGACGTTCAGCATCGCCAACGTGATTGCCCAGGTGCAGCGCCCGACGCTGGTGCTGGCGCCGAACAAGACCCTGGCCGCGCAGTTGTATGGTGAGTTCAAGGCGTTTTTCCCCAACAACGCCGTCGAATACTTCGTCTCCTACTACGACTACTACCAGCCCGAAGCCTACGTGCCGTCCTCGGACACCTTCATCGAGAAGGACGCCTCGATCAACGACCATATCGAGCAGATGCGCCTGTCCGCGACCAAGGCGTTGCTGGAGCGCAAGGACGCGATCATCGTCACCACCGTGTCGTGCATCTACGGCCTGGGCAGCCCGGAAACCTACCTGAAAATGGTCCTGCACGTGGATCGCGGCGACAAGCTCGATCAGCGCGCCTTGCTGCGCCGCCTGGCCGACCTGCAATACACCCGCAACGACATGGACTTCGCCCGTGCGACCTTCCGTGTGCGCGGCGACGTGATCGACATCCACCCGGCGGAATCGGATTTCGAGGCGATCCGCATCGAGCTGTTCGACGACGAGGTGGAAAGCATTTCGGCGTTCGACCCGCTGACCGGCGAAGTCCTGCGCAAGCTGCCGCGTTTCACCTTCTACCCCAAGAGCCACTACGTCACGCCACGGGAAACCCTGCTCGATGCCGTCGAGGGCATCAAGGTCGAGTTGCAGGAGCGCCTGGAATACCTGCGCACCAACAACAAGCTGGTGGAGGCCCAGCGCCTGGAACAGCGCACCCGTTTCGACCTGGAGATGATCCTCGAGCTGGGTTACTGCAACGGCATCGAAAACTACTCGCGCTACCTGTCCGGGCGCCCGGCCGGCGCCGCGCCACCGACGCTCTACGATTACCTGCCTGCTGACGCCTTGCTGGTGATCGACGAATCCCACGTCAGCGTGCCTCAGGTCGGCGCCATGTACAAAGGCGACCGCTCACGCAAGGAGACGCTGGTGGAGTACGGTTTCCGCCTGCCTTCGGCGCTGGACAACCGGCCGATGCGCTTCGACGAGTGGGAAGGGGTGAGTCCGCAGACCATTTTCGTCTCGGCGACGCCGGGCAATTACGAGGCCGAACACGCCGGGCGCGTGATCGACATGGTGGTGCGGCCCACCGGCCTGGTGGACCCGCAGATCGAAGTCCGCCCGGCCCTGACCCAGGTCGACGACCTGCTCTCGGAAATCACCAAACGCGTGGCGGTCGAGGAGCGGGTGCTGGTCACCACGCTGACCAAGCGCATGGCTGAAGACCTGACCGATTACCTGGCCGATCACGGTGTGCGCGTGCGCTACCTGCACTCGGACATCGACACCGTGGAGCGCGTCGAGATCATCCGCGACCTGCGCCTGGGTACCTTCGACGTGCTGGTGGGGATCAACCTGCTGCGCGAAGGCCTGGACATGCCGGAAGTGTCGCTGGTGGCGATCCTCGATGCCGACAAGGAAGGCTTCCTGCGTTCCGAACGCTCGCTGATCCAGACCATCGGCCGGGCGGCGCGTAACCTCAATGGCCGGGCCATCCTGTATGCCGACAACATGACCGGTTCGATGGAGCGCGCGATCGGCGAAACCGAGCGCCGGCGCGACAAGCAGATCGCCTTCAACGAGGCCCACGGCATCATCCCCCAAGGCGTGAAAAAAGACGTCGCCGACATCATGGAAGGCGCCACCGTGCCCGGCTCGCGCAGCAAGAAGCGCAAGGGCATGGCCAAGGCCGCCGAGGAAAGCGCCAAGTACGAAGCCGAACTGCGCTCGCCGGGTGAGATCACCAAGCGGATCAAGGGGCTGGAAGAGAAGATGTATCAGCTGGCTCGCGACCTGGAGTTCGAAGCGGCGGCGCAGATGCGTGATGAGATTGCCAAGTTGCGCGAGCGTCTGATTACCGTCTGA
- a CDS encoding SDR family oxidoreductase — protein sequence MTHPLKVALVTGAGSGIGRAVALGLMADGFTVVLAGRRPEPLLELAELAAVDGHQALAVPTDVRDPASVDALFAEITVKYGRLDVVFNNAGVNAPAVPLDELTFEQWRNVIDTNLNGVFLCARGAFGLMRRQQPMGGRIINNGSISAHTPRPFSSAYTASKHAVLGLTKSLALDGREFNIACSQIDIGNALTEMSVRMTKGVRQANGSIAVEPMVDVQHVADAVRYIAALPLSANVLNMTVMATAMPFAGRG from the coding sequence ATGACCCATCCTTTGAAAGTCGCCCTGGTAACCGGTGCCGGCAGCGGAATCGGCCGCGCCGTGGCCCTTGGCCTGATGGCCGACGGATTCACCGTGGTGCTCGCCGGACGCCGGCCAGAGCCCTTGCTGGAGTTGGCGGAACTGGCGGCTGTCGACGGCCACCAGGCACTGGCGGTGCCTACCGATGTCCGCGATCCGGCCAGCGTCGATGCGCTGTTCGCCGAGATCACCGTGAAATACGGACGCCTGGACGTGGTGTTCAACAATGCCGGAGTCAACGCCCCTGCCGTGCCCCTGGATGAACTGACGTTCGAGCAGTGGCGAAATGTGATCGACACCAACCTCAACGGCGTTTTCCTCTGCGCCCGGGGCGCCTTCGGCCTGATGCGCCGGCAACAGCCCATGGGTGGCCGGATCATCAACAACGGTTCGATCTCGGCCCACACCCCTCGCCCCTTCAGCAGTGCCTACACCGCCAGCAAACATGCGGTGCTGGGGCTGACCAAATCCCTGGCCCTGGACGGGCGCGAATTCAACATTGCCTGCAGCCAGATCGACATCGGCAACGCCCTGACCGAAATGTCGGTGCGCATGACCAAAGGCGTGCGCCAGGCCAACGGCAGCATCGCCGTCGAGCCGATGGTGGATGTGCAGCACGTGGCCGATGCCGTGCGCTACATCGCCGCCCTGCCGTTGTCGGCGAATGTCCTGAACATGACCGTCATGGCCACTGCCATGCCGTTTGCCGGTCGCGGTTGA
- a CDS encoding MDR family MFS transporter has protein sequence MMSVMLGAFMAVLDIQITNSSLKDIQGALSATLEEGSWISTSYLVAEIIMIPLTAWLVQLLSARRLAVWVSLGFLVASLLCSMAWSLESMIVFRALQGFTGGALIPLAFTLTLIKLPEHHRAKGMAMFAMTATFAPSIGPTLGGWLTENWGWEYIFYINIPPGLIMIAGLMYGLEKKEAHWELLKSTDYTGIVTLGVGLGCLQVFLEEGHRKDWLESELIVTLGSIALISLITFVIVQFSKPNPLINLGILGNRNFGLSSISSLGMGVGLYGSIYLLPLYLAQIQNYNALQIGEVIMWMGVPQLFLIPLVPKLMRYVSPKWLCTVGFGLFGLASFSSGVLNPDFAGPQFNQIQIIRALGQPLIMVTISLIATAYILPQDAGSASSLFNILRNLGGAIGIALLATLLDARTKTYFDYLREAIVPTNPQVAERLASLSDRLGSETAALGKLSEIAHQQASIMAYNDAFHFVGIALGISMVAVLLTRKLPVGLKAGEAH, from the coding sequence GTGATGAGCGTGATGCTCGGCGCCTTCATGGCGGTGCTCGACATCCAGATCACCAACTCCTCGCTCAAGGACATCCAGGGCGCTCTGTCGGCGACCCTGGAGGAAGGCTCGTGGATTTCCACCTCGTACCTGGTGGCGGAAATCATCATGATCCCGCTGACGGCGTGGCTGGTGCAGTTGCTGTCGGCACGGCGCCTGGCGGTGTGGGTGTCTCTGGGGTTTCTCGTCGCGTCGCTGCTCTGCTCCATGGCCTGGAGCCTGGAAAGCATGATTGTATTCCGGGCGTTGCAGGGCTTTACCGGCGGTGCGCTGATCCCGTTGGCCTTCACTCTGACCCTGATAAAACTGCCCGAACACCACCGCGCCAAAGGCATGGCCATGTTCGCCATGACCGCCACCTTCGCCCCGTCCATCGGCCCAACACTGGGCGGCTGGCTCACGGAGAACTGGGGCTGGGAATACATCTTCTACATCAACATACCGCCGGGCCTGATCATGATCGCCGGCCTGATGTACGGCCTTGAGAAGAAAGAAGCGCACTGGGAACTGCTGAAAAGCACCGACTACACCGGGATTGTCACCCTTGGTGTCGGCCTCGGCTGCCTGCAGGTGTTTCTTGAGGAGGGCCATCGCAAGGACTGGCTGGAATCGGAGCTGATCGTCACCCTGGGCAGCATCGCCCTGATCAGCCTGATTACGTTCGTAATCGTGCAGTTTTCCAAGCCCAACCCGCTGATCAACCTGGGCATCCTCGGCAATCGCAACTTCGGCCTGTCGAGCATTTCCAGCCTGGGCATGGGCGTCGGGTTGTATGGCTCGATCTACCTGTTGCCGCTGTACCTGGCGCAGATCCAGAACTACAACGCCCTGCAGATCGGCGAAGTGATCATGTGGATGGGGGTGCCGCAGCTGTTTTTGATCCCGCTGGTGCCGAAACTGATGAGGTACGTGTCGCCGAAATGGCTGTGTACCGTAGGTTTCGGGCTGTTCGGGCTGGCGAGTTTTTCCTCGGGCGTGTTGAACCCGGACTTCGCCGGGCCGCAGTTCAACCAGATCCAGATCATCCGCGCCCTGGGCCAGCCGTTGATCATGGTGACCATCTCGCTGATCGCCACGGCTTATATCCTGCCGCAGGACGCGGGGTCGGCGTCGAGCCTGTTCAACATCCTGCGTAACCTGGGCGGCGCCATCGGCATCGCCCTCCTCGCCACCTTGCTGGATGCGCGGACCAAGACCTACTTCGATTATCTGCGTGAAGCGATCGTGCCGACCAACCCGCAGGTGGCCGAGCGTCTCGCGTCATTGAGCGACCGGCTGGGCAGTGAAACGGCAGCGCTGGGCAAGCTCAGCGAGATCGCCCACCAGCAGGCGTCGATCATGGCCTACAACGATGCGTTTCATTTTGTCGGGATTGCGCTGGGGATCAGCATGGTGGCGGTGTTGTTGACCCGGAAGTTGCCGGTGGGGCTCAAGGCTGGGGAGGCGCATTGA
- a CDS encoding amino acid aminotransferase, with protein MSLFSAVEMAPRDPILGLNEAFNADTRTSKVNLGVGVYCNEEGRIPLLRAVVEAETIRVAQHASRGYLPIDGIAAYDQAVQKLLFGNDSPLLAAGRVVTTQAVGGTGALKIGADFLKQLLPNAVVAISDPSWENHRALFETAGFPVQNYRYYNAATHDVNRAGLLEDLNALPSGSIVVLHACCHNPTGVDLSPADWNNVLDVVKAKGHVPFLDMAYQGFGDGIDEDAAAVRLFAESGLTFFVSSSFSKSFSLYGERVGALSIVSESKEESARVLSQVKRVIRTNYSNPPTHGASIVAAVLNSPELRAQWEAELAEMRLRIKGMRNQMVDLLAKNAPQRDFSFVGRQRGMFSYSGLTVEQVHRLRNEFGIYALDTGRICVAALNQSNIDVVTKAIVAVI; from the coding sequence ATGAGCCTGTTCTCCGCTGTCGAAATGGCACCACGCGATCCAATCCTGGGCCTCAACGAAGCATTCAACGCCGATACCCGTACCAGCAAGGTCAACCTGGGGGTCGGTGTTTACTGCAACGAGGAGGGGCGAATTCCACTCCTGCGCGCCGTTGTCGAAGCCGAGACGATTCGCGTCGCTCAACACGCTTCCCGTGGTTACCTGCCAATCGACGGTATTGCCGCCTATGACCAGGCCGTGCAAAAACTGCTGTTCGGCAACGACTCGCCACTGCTGGCCGCTGGCCGCGTGGTCACCACCCAGGCCGTTGGCGGCACCGGTGCCCTGAAGATCGGCGCTGACTTCCTCAAGCAACTGCTGCCCAACGCGGTCGTGGCGATCAGCGACCCAAGCTGGGAAAACCACCGCGCCCTGTTCGAAACCGCTGGCTTCCCGGTGCAGAACTATCGCTACTACAACGCTGCGACCCACGACGTCAACCGCGCCGGCCTGCTCGAAGACCTGAACGCCCTGCCGTCCGGCTCCATCGTTGTGCTGCACGCCTGCTGCCACAACCCGACCGGTGTGGACCTGAGCCCGGCGGACTGGAACAACGTCCTGGACGTGGTGAAAGCCAAGGGTCACGTACCTTTCCTCGACATGGCCTACCAGGGCTTTGGCGACGGTATCGACGAAGACGCGGCGGCCGTGCGCCTGTTCGCCGAGTCGGGCCTGACTTTCTTCGTCTCCAGCTCGTTCTCCAAGTCCTTCTCGCTGTACGGCGAGCGCGTGGGTGCCCTGTCGATCGTCAGCGAATCGAAAGAAGAAAGCGCGCGCGTGCTGTCGCAGGTCAAGCGCGTGATCCGCACCAACTACTCCAACCCGCCCACCCATGGCGCGAGCATCGTCGCCGCCGTGTTGAACAGCCCGGAACTGCGTGCGCAGTGGGAAGCCGAACTGGCCGAGATGCGCCTGCGCATCAAGGGCATGCGCAACCAGATGGTTGACCTGCTGGCCAAAAATGCCCCGCAACGCGACTTCAGCTTCGTCGGTCGCCAGCGCGGCATGTTCTCCTACTCGGGTCTGACCGTTGAACAGGTGCACCGCCTGCGCAACGAATTCGGCATCTACGCCCTGGACACCGGCCGCATCTGCGTGGCCGCGCTGAACCAGAGCAACATTGATGTCGTCACCAAGGCGATCGTCGCGGTGATCTGA